The sequence below is a genomic window from Croceicoccus marinus.
TCTCCTTGTAGTCGCGGCCGTGATAGACCAGCATGTCGTGGCCGTTCTCGTCCACGGTAAAGCTGTTGTGGCCGGGGCCATAGACGCTGGTCGCTACGCTGGTCTGGAACACCGGTTGCGGCGACTTGGTCCACGCGGCCGGGTCTATGATATTGGCATCGGCATCGGCGGTCAGCAGGCCCAGCACATAGCGGTCGTCCGTCGCGCTGGCCGAATAGGTCATGAACAGTCTGCCGTTGCGCTGCAGGATCGCCTGCGCCTCGTTCACCTTGAAGCCGCGGATTTCCCAGTCCAGCTCGGGCACCGAAAGCCGCGCGGGCGCTGCCGCCAGCGTCAGCGGCGTGGCCATCGGCGCGATATAGATATTGGAATTCGTCTCGATCCCCGGCTCGCGCTGCGCCCATGCGAAATAGCGGGTGCCGTTGTGATAGAAGATCGTGGAATCGAGGTTGAAGCTGTCCCACGGCCCCTTGAATTCGCCCAGCACCGACCAGTTTCCGCTCATCGGATCGCTGCTGTCGCAGACCACGGCATAGGTGCGGATGCGGAACACGTCCTCGCCCCCGCCGCTGGGGCCTGCCGCAAAATACATCGTCCAGCGCCCGTCGACCAGGTGCAGTTCGGGCGCCCACAGGAAACCCGACATCGGGCCGGTCTCCTGGTGCCGCCACAGCACGCGCTCCTCGGCATCGGCAAGGCCCGCGATGGTGCGCGCGCGCCGCAGGACCAGCCGGTCATATTCCGGCACCGATCCCGTCATGTAATAGAAGCCGTCGTCGTGCCGGAATATCTGCGCATCGGCGCGGTTCTCGATCAGCGGATTGACGATGGTCTGCTCCGCTGCCGCCATCGGGGTGCCAAGCGATGTCGCCGAGCGGGGAGTGGTGCAGGCGACGGGAACAAGGGCGGCGCTGGCGGCAAACGCCCTGCGCGAAATTTTGAACGACATGAAACCTCTCCGGTCTTGTTATTGATCAGTATTCGGCGACGGGCCAGCCATCCTCGCCCCAGCGGATCGGCGCGATGCGCAGCTTGGGCGCGCCATCGGCATCCTTGTCATAGGCGTGATAGACGACATAGCTCGTGCCATCCTCGTCGGTGAAGAAGCCTGCATGGCCGGGGCCGCGAAAGCGCTCCTTTTCCTGAAGGTCGGCGCGCAGGAAGATCGTGCCGCCGCCCATCATCGCCTCGGTCCCGTCCTTGCCGCGATAGGGCCCGGTGACATTCCGCGAACGCGCGACGACGGTGTAATAGGTGCTGTTCACGCCCTTGCAGCAGTAATCGAACGAGTTGAGCATGTAGTACCAGCCGTCGTGCTGGAAGATGAAGGGCGCCTCGATCGGGTTCGGCCCGCCCGCGACCCCCAGCCGGCGCGCGATGGAATAGGGTTCGGCGCCCGGCGCGGGCTTGCCCGTTTCCGGATCGAGCGGGAACAGCTTGATGCCCGACCAGAAACTGCCCAGCGCGAGCCACTGGCGGCCTTCGGCATCGACGATAAGATTGGGATCGATCGCGTTGAAATCGCTGTCTTTCGTCGACATCACGACCATGCCCTGGTCCTGCCAGCGATAGTCCTTCGCGTCGGGATCCAGCGTGCGGTTGGTCGCCAGCCCGATCGCCGACCGGTTCGACCCGAACGTGCTGATCGAGTAATACAGCCGGTATTCGCCATCCACATACGAGATATCGGGCGCCCAGATCCCCTCGGTCCCCGGGATGGCTTCCTTGGCCCAGGCCGGTATCTCGTCAAACACCGCGCCCGCGTCGGTCCATCGTTCCAGGTCGGGCGAGGTCTTGATGCCGACATAGCGCCCCACCGTGCTGAAGACGTAATAGGTATCGCCCTCGCGGATGATGACCGGGTCATGGGTGATGAGATCGCCCGACAGCCTGTCGTTCAGCACCGCCGGGGACGATCCGTCCTGAGCCGAGGCGGGCTGCGCGATGGCCATGGCGGCCAAAGCCAAGGCAGGGGCGATTTTCGTGAATGTGGACATGATCAGATTTCTGCCGCTTTCCAGGCATCGAGCAATTCGCGCGCCTTCGCGCCGACATCGGCGGCGCTGTCGCCGGGGCGATAGAGGCTTCCGCCCGCACCGATCCCGAACACGCCCGCCGCGCGATATTCCGCGATGTTCGCCGCGCCGACCCCTCCCACGGCCCACAGCCGCACATCGGCGGGCAGCACTTCGCGAATCGCTTTCACATAGGGGCTGCCCAGCACCGAACCGGGAAAGATCTTCAGATCGCGCGCGCCTGCATCGATCGCCGCAAAGGCTTCGGTCGGGGTGAGAAAACCGGGCAAGAGGTCGAGCCCAAGCTCGCGCGCATGCTTCAGCACCGCCGGGTCGATATTGGGCGACACCATGAACGTCCCGCCTGCATCGTCCAGCGATTGCGCCATCGCGGCGCTGACCACCGTGCCGCCGCCGATGGCCGCATGCGTGCCGACCGCTTCCGCCATGGCAGCGATGGAGCGCGCCGGATCGGGCGAATTGAACGGCACCTCGATCAGGCGAATGCCCGCCTCGACCAGGGCTTCGGCGATGGCGGTGCTTTCCTCGGGGCGGATCCCGCGCAGGATAGCGACGATGGGCGGCGCTCCTGCATCCAGTGCGTCCTGCAGTTTCATGGCTTGTCCTTCCGTTCGGCGCCGCGCGCCAGTTCCAGTCCGGCGATGACGGCAGCTTCGGCATCGATCCGCCGGGCGGTCCGACCGGACTGTGCCAGCGCGCGTTCGTAGAGCGCTACCAGCCCCGGCTCGCCGATCAGAGCGACGTCGCTTTGCGGGTTCGACAGCGCTGCCAGCTCGGCAGCGATCAGCAGGCCGGACAGCAATCCGCGCGACCATTCCCGCGACTTGCCGTCCAGCATGCGGGCCGCGCGCGCCTCGAACAAAGCGGTCATCACCGGATCGCCGCGACGCGCCAGGCCGCGCTCGAACCCGTCGTCGAACGTGCCGCTGCCGGGCGAGAGCTGGCCGGTCAGCGTCGATTGCTCCGACAGCAGCGCGAAAAACTCTCCCGTAGGCCAGGTCGAGAACGCCTCCACCGCGCCATCGCGCAGCCGCACCCATTTGCAATGCGTGCCGGGAAGGGCGATCACATGCTCCCCCCGCGCCAGCTCGGGATGGAGCGACAGCGCGCCAAAGATCTGCGTCTCCTCGCCCCGCATGACATCGGGCACTCCGCCAGAACGGCAGCTGAGCCCCGGCAGCACCACGACGGGCAGACCTGCTACGGTCAATCGCGACCGCGACCGCAGCCAGTCGTCGCGGCTGGCGGGGCAGGGGGCATAGCCCGCCTCGACCAGAGCGCCGCGCGCGCCCGCCATGCCGCACAGGGTCACGCTTTCCAGCGGTCCTTCGGCCAGCCATTGCCCAAGCCTGTCGGCCAGCACGGCGCTGGCGCTGCCGGCCGCGGTCCCGATCCCCGGCCCGTCGAGGCGACCGGTCACCGCTCCGCCGCTGATGCGATAGAGCCGCAACCGGCTGGTGCCCCAATCGCCGAGGACATGGGCAGTGCTCATCTTGTGGCCCGCATCACCGGTTCAATCGTGGAACGGTTCGACGATCTGGCGATGGCCGCGCAGGAATGCATCGGCGACCAGTCGGAACGGATCGATGTCGACATCGCTGCGACCCCCGCGGATCAGATTGCCGAAACGCGAATAGAGGCCCGGATATTCCAGATCCTCGTTATGCTCGGTGCCTGACGGCAGGGTCAGCACGGCGCCGCCTTGCGACAGCTTGCAGGTGCCCGCATCGGTTTCGACCACGATATCCCAGCTCTGCGGGCCGGTCTGCCGCCAGTCGAGGTCCATGTGGATGGGCGCCCCGCCAGCATCGGCGAAATCGATGTCCGCCGCGATGGGCGCGGCGCGGTTTTCGGGAATGCTCAGCCTCGCGTTCTTCATGAACACCGGCTGCGGCAGGATATGCGTCAGGATAGACAGCGCATTGATGCCCGGGTCGAACACGCCAAGCCCGCCCGGCTCCCAGATCCAGTCCTGCCCCGGATGCCAGACGCGCACATCCTCGCGCCAGACGATCGAGACCTTGTGCACGGTTCGGTCGGACAGCCATGCCCGCGCCGGCGCGACCCCCGCCGCGAAGCGCGAGTGCCACGATGCGAACAATGTCACGCCCACCTTGTCGGCCCGCTCGCGCAGCGCGACGACTTCGGACAGGGTCGCGCCGGGCGGCTTTTCCAGGAACACGTGAATGCCCCGCTTCAGCGCCTGCACCGCCAGATCGTAGCGAACCTGCGGCGGCGTGCAGAGCGCCACCGCGTCGACGGCGGGGCCCTTTTCCAGCAGCTCGTCCAGGCTGTCGAGATGGGGAATACCCTCCGGACCCCGGTGATTCGGACTGACCGTGGCGGCCAGGCTGAAGGCGGGCGTGCTCTCGATCGCGGGGATATGCTGGTCGCGGGCGATCTTGCCGACGCCCACGATGGCGATGCGGATCGGCTCCATGACCTACAGCGCCTTCACGGTGACGGCACGCTCTTCGGCGCGGGTCAGCGTGTTGGATACCGGCAGGGTGAAGGGCGCGGCGGTAATCTCGAACACGTCGCCCTCCTGCGTCTGGATCCCGTCGCTGAACGACAGGGTGGCGGTGCCGAAGAAATGAACGTGGACGTCGCCCGCGCGGCGGAACAGATCATATTTGAAGTGGTGATGTTCCAGGTTGCCGAAGCTGTGCGACATGTTCGCCTCGCCCGACAGGAACGGCTTTTCCCAGATCGTCTCGCCGCCGCGCAGGATGCGGCTGGTGCCCTCGATATGGCCGGGCAGCTCGCCGATCATCAGCTCGGGCCCGATCGCGGCCTGGCGCAGCTTGGAATGGGCGAGCCACAGATAATTGTGCCGCTCGGTCACATGGTCGCTGAACTCGTTCGCGATGGCGAGACCAAGGCGATAGGGCGTGCCGTCGTCGCCGATGACATAGATGCCCGCAAGTTCGGGCTCCTCCCCGCCGTCCTGCGCGAAGGAGGGCATGGTGAACGCCTCCTTCGGCCCGACAAGCTGCGAACCGTCGCCCTTGTAGAACCATTCGGGCTGCTGCCCGACGGAGCCGGCAGCGGGCTTGCCGCCCTCCAGCCCTTCCAGGAACATGCGCATGGAATCGGTCACATTCTCGCCCGATGCGGCCGCCTTGTGCATCTTGTCGCGCCCCTCGGCCGAACCGAGATGGGTGAGGCCGGTGCCGGTCAGCAGCAGATGGGCCGGATCCTGGTGATCGATGGGCGCGATCAAATGGCCCTTCTCGTACTCCGCCGCGATATCGACCGATGCGCCCGCACCGCAGCCGCGTGCCGCGGCCTCCAGCGTCTGGCCCGCCGCGATGGCGCGCAAGGCAAGCTCGCGCGTGCTGGTCACGCCTTCAAGGAAATGGGCGTTATCGTCCTCGGCGAGGATGACCGAGCGCGCGCCATCGGCCGCGCGATGCTGAAGCAGGCGAAGAAAGGACATGCAGATATTCTCTCCCTGTCGCGGCGCGCCCCTTGTTGCCGGGGCGCGCCGCGAGGATGGTGGACTTGTCAGCTGACGGTAAGCTTGCCGTCGACCAGGCGCGGCACGCCGTCACCCTTGGCATCGTCGCGCAGTTCGGGCGGAAGCAGGCCCTGCGCGAAGTTCTGGTAGCTTACCGGACGCAGGAACCGGTCGATGGCAAGGCTGCCGACCGATGTCGTGCGCGGATCGGTGGTCGAGGGGAACGGACCGCCATGCACCATCGCGTGGCAGACCTCGACCCCGGTGGGCCAGCCATTGACCAGGATGCGCCCGACGCGGCGTTCCAGCACGGGAACGAGGCGTCCGGCAGCAGCCTGGTCCGCATCGTCCATGTGCAGCGTCGCGGTGAGCTGGCCTTCGACGGCCTCGAGCACCTGCTTCAGCTCCGCCTCGTCCTTGCAGCGGACGATGACTGACGAGGAACCGAACACCTCGTGCGCGATCTTCGGCTCGGCCAGGAACTTCTCGGCCGAAGTCTGGAACAAGGCGGTGCCGCCGGTGGTGACGCTGCCTTCCTCGCCCTTGGCCAGCATGTCGACGCCGGGCAGGCCCGACAGGACTTCCAGCCCCTTGGCATAGGCGGAAGCGATCCCCTTGGTCAGCATGGTCTGCGGCTTCGATTCCGACACGCCGCCAGTGGCCGCGGTGATGAAATCCTCGATACCGTCGCCCTCGATCGCAAGGACCAGGCCGGGATTGGTGCAGAACTGGCCCGCACCCATCGTCAGCGACCCGACGAAGGCGGTGCCCAGGTCGGAACCGCGTGCCTTCAGCGCATGCGGCAGCAGGATGACGGGATTGATGCTCGACATCTCGGCATAGACCGGGATCGGCACGGGACGTTCCTGTGCCAGCTTGGCCAGCGCCAGGCCGCCCGCGCGCGAGCCGGTGAAGCCGACCGCCATGATGTGCGGATCCTGCACCAGCGCGGCGCCCAGCTCGTTCGAGGGGCCGGACAGGTGCTGGAACACGCCTTCGGGCAGTCCGCTTGCCTTGACCGCCCGGCTGATCGCATCGGCGACAAGCCCGCCGGTGTGGGGGTGCGCGGGGTGGCCCTTGACCACGACCGGGCAGCCCGCCGCCAGCGCCGAGGCGGTGTCGCCGCCCGCGGTCGAGAAGGCGAGCGGGAAGTTCGACGCGCCGAAGATCGCCACCGGACCGACCGGGATCATGCGCAGGCGCAGGTCCGGGCGGGGCAGGGGCTGGCGGTCGGGCATGGCGGGATCGATGCGGATCTGCTCCCACTGGCCCTTGCGCACGACATCGGCGAACATTTTCATCTGGCCGCAGGTGCGACCACGCTCGCCTTCGGCACGGCCCTTGGGCAGGCCGCTTTCGCGGGTGTAGGCTTCGATCAGCTCGTCGCCGATGCCCATGATTTCGTCAGCGATTCGCTCGAGGAACGCGGCGCGCTCCTCGTTGCTGGTCGCGCGATAGGTGTCGAATGCGGCGTCGGCAGCGGCGCAGGCCGCCGCGACATCTTCGGGCCCATGGACGGTGAGGGGGTCGCCATGGGCTTCGCCGGTTTCGGCAACCACGGATCGGAATTCAGTCATTGAGATCTCCCTATTTACTCCGACATATTACGGGCACACGATAAACGCAATCTTTGTCGTTCCTTCCCGTCCGCGGGACTGATAGGCTCGGCGCCGGAAGGGACGGATTATTGTGACAACCGATAACATTGCGAAAGAAGATGACCTTAGAAAGTCATCCAAGGACGTGCGCGGTCCCGGACGGCGCCTTCACGGCGCGATCGCCCACAAGCTGGGGACCGAGATCTTGTCCGGCAAGTACCAACCGGGAGACATTTTGTCCGGAGAGGTCGCTTTTGCCGAGGAACTGAAGGTTTCGCGCAGCGCCTATCGCGAGGCGATCCAGGTCCTGACCGCCAAGGGACTGGTCGCCAGCCGGCCCAAGGCGGGCACCCGCGTCCTTCCGCGCGACCGCTGGAACCTGCTCGACCCCGAAGTGCTGGGCTGGGCCTTTGCGGGCGATCCCGATGTCGATTTCGTCCGCAGCCTGTTCGAACTGCGCGCCATCGTCGAACCCGCCGCCGCGCGGCTTGCGGCCCAGCGGCGCGACAAGGACGATCTGAAGGTGATGAAGACCGCGCTGGCCGACATGCGCCGCCACACGCTGACGACCGACGCGGGGCGCGCGGCGGACCGCGATTTCCACAACGCCATCCTGCAGGCGACGCGCAACGATGCGCTGATGGTGCTGAGCGCCAGCATCGGCGCGGCGGTCAACTGGACCACCCAGTTCAAGCAGCGCGCCCGCGCCTTGCCGCGCAATCCCATTCCCGATCACGCCAAGGTCTATGACGCGATCGCATCGGGCGACGCGGATGCGGCGGCGGCGGCGATGAACGTGCTGGTCGACCTAGCGCTGGACGATACGCGCAGCGCCATGGAGGAATGACCCGGCGCTGAGCAGCCAAGAGAGGAAGCGCGGCCAAAGAAAAAGGGCGGCACCACCGGGTGCCGCCCTTTTCGTTTGCCGGTTCCGCCGGGTTCAGGCGGCTTCCTGCACCACCTCGGGTTCGGGCAGGGCGGCGGTCGGCTTGCTGCCCCACAATGCGTAGAACAGGATGTACAGCTCGCACACCGCGGTCAGCAGGAACGAGAGCTGCAGGCCGTACTGATCGGCCAGCCAGCCCTGGACCACCACCAGCGCACCGCCGGCGATCGCCATGATCAACAGGCCCGACCCTTCCTCGGTCAGCGGGCCCAGGCCCTTGATGCCCAGCGTGAAGATCGTCGGGAACATGATCGAGTGGAACAGGCCCACCAGGATCAGCGACCACATCGCAAGCTCTCCGCTGGCGAACACGGTGACGATCATCACGACGAACGCGCCGACCGAGAACACCGCCAGCACCTTGGCGGCATCGAAGCGCTGCATGATCGCCGAACCGGCGAAGCGGCCCACCATCATGCCCGCCCACAGGAAGGTCAGGTAACGGCCCGCTTCCTCATAGGTCAGGTTGGCGATGTCCGGCTGCGCGACGAAATTGACGAACAGATTGGCGACGCCGATCTCGGCGATCAGATAGATGAAGATAGCGGGCACGCCGAACACCAGGTTGCGGTGCTTCCACAGCGACAGGTGCTTGCGCTCCTCCTTCGTGCCGCGCGCATTGGCGGAACCCATCGCGGGCAGCGGGAAGCGCGCGATGACGATGGCCAGCACGATCAGCACCGCGGCGACCAGGCCATAGGGCAGGATCACCGATTGCGCGTCGGCGATGCGTTCCGCCTCGGTCAGGACGGTGCCCGCCTCGGCCGTGCCGCCGCGCGAGCGGCCCAGGATCAGATAGGCACCGAACAGGGGCGCCAGCATCGTGCCCGCCGAATTCATCGCCTGCACCAGGTTCAGGCGCGAGGACGCGGTTTCCGGCTTGCCGACGACCGCGACATAGGGATTGGCCGCCACCTGCAGCAGGGTGATGCCGCACGCGATGACGAACAGCATGGTCAGCGTCACGCCATAGGACGGCAGGCTGGCCGCCAGCATCATCCCCAGCGAACCTGCGGCCATCACCAGCAGGCCCACGACCAGCGATTTCTTGTACCCGATCCGCTCGATCAGCTTGGCCGATGGGATGGAGGCCACGAAATAGGCGATGAACCACACCGATTCGATCAGCGTGGTCTCGGTATAGTTGAGGTCGAACACGCTGCGCAGATGCGGCAGCAGCGTATTGTTGATGACCGTGATGAAGCCCCACATGAAGAACAGGCTGGCCAGCAAGGTCAGTGCCGGGCCATAGCGCACGACCGTGCCGTCGGGTGCCCTGGGCACTGAACCGGCGGAAGAGGGCCCGGTGGAAGGGGGCTGGGAAGGCATCGGTTTCCTCTCTGTCACTGCGCGGCCTGCTTTGGTGCGAAGCGGCTTGCGCTTGTTCTATTTGTCCGACTATATGCGCCTAATGGCCTCGTCAATGGGGCACGATAACTCCATGCATAATCGGGAGCGTTTTGGGAATGAGGAAACTCTGCAGCATCATGGCCGGATCGGCCATTCTCGCCATCTCCGCCTTCACGGCCCCCCTGGCCCACGCGGCAGAGGCGACGCAGACCAGCTTCGGCACGCTGTCCGACGGGACCGAGGTGACCGAGATCACGCTGACCGGCGATAACGGGGTGTCGGTGTCGATCCTGACGCTGGGCGCCACGCTGCACGAATTCATGGTCCCCGACCGCGACGGCAATGTCGAGGATATCCTGGTCAGCTACGAGGATCTGTCCGACTATGCCGAGGCGCCCAACTATTGGGGTGCGACCATCGGCCGCTATGCCAATCGCATCGCGGGCGGCAAGTTCACGCTGGACGGCAAGACCTATCAGCTGACGCAGAACGACGGCGAGAATTCGCTGCACGGCGGCGGCAATGCCTGGGACGTGCGCAACTGGAAGGTCGAATCGGTCAAGTCCGGCGACACCGCCAGCGTCCGCCTCTCGCTGATGAGCCCTGATGGAGAGGCCGGCTATCCCGGCGCGGTGAACGCGGCGGTCACCTATTTCCTCGACGATGCAGGATCGCTGCGGATCCAGTTCGACGCGGCGACCAACAAGCCCACGATCATCAACATGACCAACCACGCCCTGTTCAACATGGCGGGCGAGGGGGCCGAGGAAGGCGCGATGGGCAATGTGCTGACCGTTCCCGCCAGCCATTACACCCCGGTGAACGAGAACCTGATCCCCACTGGCGAGCTGCGTGCGGTAGAAGGGTCGGTGTTCGACTTCCGCGCGGGCAAGCCGATGCACGACGGGCTGCGCGACGGCACCAACCAGCAGATCGTCTATGGCCGCGGCTTCGACCATAATTTCGCGCTCGACAAGGGCGTTACCGCCCAGCCCGAAATGGCCGCCCGGCTGGCCGACCCGGTCTCGGGCCGCGTGCTGGAAGTGCTGACGACCGAACCGGGGCTGCAGGTCTATACCGGCAACTTCCTCGACGGGACCTATATCGGCAAGAACAGCCACGTCTATCGCATGGGCGACGGCATCGCGCTTGAACCGCAGAAGTTTCCCGATGCGCCCAACCAACCCGAATTCGCCTCAACCCGCGTCGATCCCGGCAAGCCCTACCGGCATGTCATGATCTATCGCGTATCCGTGGACCGCTGAACCGAGATCCCATTGACATGACCGATACCCAGAAACCGAAGCTGCGTTCGCGCGCCTGGTTCGACAATCCCGACAATATCGACATGACGTCGCTCTATCTCGAGCGCTATCTGAACTTTGGCCTCAGCCTGGAAGAGCTGCGCTCGGGCAAGCCAATCATCGGCATCGCGCAGTCGGGCAGCGACCTGTCGCCCTGCAACCGCCACCATCTGGTGCTGGCGGAACGCATCCGCGAAGGCATCCGCGAGGCGGGCGGCATCGCGATCGAGTTTCCGGTCCACCCGATCCAGGAAACCGGCAAGCGGCCCACCGCTGGGCTGGACCGCAACCTGTCCTATCTGGGACTGGTCGAGGCGCTGTACGGCTATCCCATCGACGGCGTGGTGCTGACCACCGGCTGCGACAAGACCACGCCCGCCATGCTGATGGCGGCGGCGACGGTGAACATTCCCGCGATCGCCCTGTCGGTCGGCCCGATGCTGAACGGCTGGCACAAGGGTGAGCGGACCGGTTCGGGCACCATCGTGTGGAAGGGCCGCCAGATGATGGCGGCGGGAGAGCTGGACGACGAGGGCTTCATCAAGCTGGTCGCCAGCTCCGCACCCTCGACCGGCTATTGCAACACCATGGGCACGGCGACCACGATGAACTCGCTGGCCGAGGCGCTGGGCATGATGCTGCCCGGTTCCGCCGCGATCCCGGCGCCCTATCGCGACCGCCAGGAATGCGCCTATCACACCGGCAAGCGCATCGTGGAGATGGTGCACGAGGATCTGAAGCCCTCGGACATCATGACGCTGGAATCGTTCCGCAACGCGATCGTCGTCAATTCCGCCATCGGCGGGTCGACCAACGCGCCGATCCATTTGGCCGCCATCGCCCGCCATATCGGCGTCGACCTGCCGCTCAAGGACTGGCAGACGCACGGCCATCACGTCCCGCTGCTGGTGAACCTGCAGCCCGCGGGCGAATTCCTGGGCGAGGATTACTACCGCGCGGGCGGCGTGCCCGCCGTGGTCGCGCAGCTGATCGCGCAGGGCCTGATCCAGGAAGGCGCGATGACGGTCAACGGCAAGACCATCGGCGACAATTGCCGCGACGCCACGATTGAGGATGACCGCGTGATCAAGCGGTTCGACGACCCGATGGTGAAGGACGCGGGCTTCCTGGTGCTGTCGGGCAATCTGTTCGACGCCGCGATCATGAAGACCAGCGTGATCTCGCCCGAATTCCGCCAGCGCTACCTGTCCGACCCCGACGATCCCGAGGCTTTCGAAGGCCCCGCCGTCGTGTTCGACGGGCCCGAGGATTATCACCATCGCATCGACGATCCGGCGCTGAACATCACGCCCAGGACGCTGCTGTTCATGCGCGGGGCGGGGCCGATCGGCTATCCCGGTTCGGCAGAGGTGGTGAACATGCGCCCGCCCAAATATCTCATCACCGAGGGGATTTCGGCGCTGCCGTGCATCGGCGACGGGCGCCAGTCCGGA
It includes:
- a CDS encoding aldehyde dehydrogenase (NADP(+)); its protein translation is MTEFRSVVAETGEAHGDPLTVHGPEDVAAACAAADAAFDTYRATSNEERAAFLERIADEIMGIGDELIEAYTRESGLPKGRAEGERGRTCGQMKMFADVVRKGQWEQIRIDPAMPDRQPLPRPDLRLRMIPVGPVAIFGASNFPLAFSTAGGDTASALAAGCPVVVKGHPAHPHTGGLVADAISRAVKASGLPEGVFQHLSGPSNELGAALVQDPHIMAVGFTGSRAGGLALAKLAQERPVPIPVYAEMSSINPVILLPHALKARGSDLGTAFVGSLTMGAGQFCTNPGLVLAIEGDGIEDFITAATGGVSESKPQTMLTKGIASAYAKGLEVLSGLPGVDMLAKGEEGSVTTGGTALFQTSAEKFLAEPKIAHEVFGSSSVIVRCKDEAELKQVLEAVEGQLTATLHMDDADQAAAGRLVPVLERRVGRILVNGWPTGVEVCHAMVHGGPFPSTTDPRTTSVGSLAIDRFLRPVSYQNFAQGLLPPELRDDAKGDGVPRLVDGKLTVS
- a CDS encoding arabinan endo-1,5-alpha-L-arabinosidase; protein product: MSTFTKIAPALALAAMAIAQPASAQDGSSPAVLNDRLSGDLITHDPVIIREGDTYYVFSTVGRYVGIKTSPDLERWTDAGAVFDEIPAWAKEAIPGTEGIWAPDISYVDGEYRLYYSISTFGSNRSAIGLATNRTLDPDAKDYRWQDQGMVVMSTKDSDFNAIDPNLIVDAEGRQWLALGSFWSGIKLFPLDPETGKPAPGAEPYSIARRLGVAGGPNPIEAPFIFQHDGWYYMLNSFDYCCKGVNSTYYTVVARSRNVTGPYRGKDGTEAMMGGGTIFLRADLQEKERFRGPGHAGFFTDEDGTSYVVYHAYDKDADGAPKLRIAPIRWGEDGWPVAEY
- a CDS encoding 2-dehydro-3-deoxy-6-phosphogalactonate aldolase, whose product is MKLQDALDAGAPPIVAILRGIRPEESTAIAEALVEAGIRLIEVPFNSPDPARSIAAMAEAVGTHAAIGGGTVVSAAMAQSLDDAGGTFMVSPNIDPAVLKHARELGLDLLPGFLTPTEAFAAIDAGARDLKIFPGSVLGSPYVKAIREVLPADVRLWAVGGVGAANIAEYRAAGVFGIGAGGSLYRPGDSAADVGAKARELLDAWKAAEI
- a CDS encoding family 43 glycosylhydrolase, with the translated sequence MSFKISRRAFAASAALVPVACTTPRSATSLGTPMAAAEQTIVNPLIENRADAQIFRHDDGFYYMTGSVPEYDRLVLRRARTIAGLADAEERVLWRHQETGPMSGFLWAPELHLVDGRWTMYFAAGPSGGGEDVFRIRTYAVVCDSSDPMSGNWSVLGEFKGPWDSFNLDSTIFYHNGTRYFAWAQREPGIETNSNIYIAPMATPLTLAAAPARLSVPELDWEIRGFKVNEAQAILQRNGRLFMTYSASATDDRYVLGLLTADADANIIDPAAWTKSPQPVFQTSVATSVYGPGHNSFTVDENGHDMLVYHGRDYKEIEGDPLFNPDRHTRVQRLYYDANGVPEFGIPVGNGPLPDRYAAPDRASVFLAHQGQTLMAGSAPLPNTQFRAWPQQGGAIRLSPILLRDRHLVAQADGSVTIGVAQRAGADMFRRIAGPQDGTVRIESLAYPGMALARSGSGIALADLGSGNTVWTVD
- a CDS encoding Gfo/Idh/MocA family protein → MEPIRIAIVGVGKIARDQHIPAIESTPAFSLAATVSPNHRGPEGIPHLDSLDELLEKGPAVDAVALCTPPQVRYDLAVQALKRGIHVFLEKPPGATLSEVVALRERADKVGVTLFASWHSRFAAGVAPARAWLSDRTVHKVSIVWREDVRVWHPGQDWIWEPGGLGVFDPGINALSILTHILPQPVFMKNARLSIPENRAAPIAADIDFADAGGAPIHMDLDWRQTGPQSWDIVVETDAGTCKLSQGGAVLTLPSGTEHNEDLEYPGLYSRFGNLIRGGRSDVDIDPFRLVADAFLRGHRQIVEPFHD
- a CDS encoding 2-dehydro-3-deoxygalactonokinase, with translation MSTAHVLGDWGTSRLRLYRISGGAVTGRLDGPGIGTAAGSASAVLADRLGQWLAEGPLESVTLCGMAGARGALVEAGYAPCPASRDDWLRSRSRLTVAGLPVVVLPGLSCRSGGVPDVMRGEETQIFGALSLHPELARGEHVIALPGTHCKWVRLRDGAVEAFSTWPTGEFFALLSEQSTLTGQLSPGSGTFDDGFERGLARRGDPVMTALFEARAARMLDGKSREWSRGLLSGLLIAAELAALSNPQSDVALIGEPGLVALYERALAQSGRTARRIDAEAAVIAGLELARGAERKDKP
- a CDS encoding sugar MFS transporter, with the translated sequence MPSQPPSTGPSSAGSVPRAPDGTVVRYGPALTLLASLFFMWGFITVINNTLLPHLRSVFDLNYTETTLIESVWFIAYFVASIPSAKLIERIGYKKSLVVGLLVMAAGSLGMMLAASLPSYGVTLTMLFVIACGITLLQVAANPYVAVVGKPETASSRLNLVQAMNSAGTMLAPLFGAYLILGRSRGGTAEAGTVLTEAERIADAQSVILPYGLVAAVLIVLAIVIARFPLPAMGSANARGTKEERKHLSLWKHRNLVFGVPAIFIYLIAEIGVANLFVNFVAQPDIANLTYEEAGRYLTFLWAGMMVGRFAGSAIMQRFDAAKVLAVFSVGAFVVMIVTVFASGELAMWSLILVGLFHSIMFPTIFTLGIKGLGPLTEEGSGLLIMAIAGGALVVVQGWLADQYGLQLSFLLTAVCELYILFYALWGSKPTAALPEPEVVQEAA
- the araD1 gene encoding AraD1 family protein — encoded protein: MSFLRLLQHRAADGARSVILAEDDNAHFLEGVTSTRELALRAIAAGQTLEAAARGCGAGASVDIAAEYEKGHLIAPIDHQDPAHLLLTGTGLTHLGSAEGRDKMHKAAASGENVTDSMRMFLEGLEGGKPAAGSVGQQPEWFYKGDGSQLVGPKEAFTMPSFAQDGGEEPELAGIYVIGDDGTPYRLGLAIANEFSDHVTERHNYLWLAHSKLRQAAIGPELMIGELPGHIEGTSRILRGGETIWEKPFLSGEANMSHSFGNLEHHHFKYDLFRRAGDVHVHFFGTATLSFSDGIQTQEGDVFEITAAPFTLPVSNTLTRAEERAVTVKAL
- a CDS encoding FadR/GntR family transcriptional regulator, which gives rise to MTTDNIAKEDDLRKSSKDVRGPGRRLHGAIAHKLGTEILSGKYQPGDILSGEVAFAEELKVSRSAYREAIQVLTAKGLVASRPKAGTRVLPRDRWNLLDPEVLGWAFAGDPDVDFVRSLFELRAIVEPAAARLAAQRRDKDDLKVMKTALADMRRHTLTTDAGRAADRDFHNAILQATRNDALMVLSASIGAAVNWTTQFKQRARALPRNPIPDHAKVYDAIASGDADAAAAAMNVLVDLALDDTRSAMEE